The Pseudomonas sp. R4-35-07 nucleotide sequence CGCAAATCAGCAGTTCGAACCAGATAAACCCCACGGTCTGCACGTCACCCAGCAGGTGGGTGTAGCCGGCGGAAAACAGCATGCGCTCAGGCACCAGCACGTCGTTCAGGCGCACTTCGATGCTTTCAGCAGCGGCCAGGGCGCTGTTCTGCCAGAAGGCACTGCGGCTGATGCCCGATGCAGTGGCGGGAATCAAAGCGACCATCAGTTCTTCACCCGCCGGGGTTTGGCGGATGTAGCTGGCAGTGAGCAGGTCCATCGACTGGCCGAGGCAGCAGGGCTTTTTGCTGCCGCTGAGCAGTACCCCTTCCGGGGTGTGCACCGCCTGCATGGCCGAATCGAGGATCCCGGCGCCCGAAGTGCCCTCGGCAAAACCCGACGACAGCAGCAGGCGGTTTTGTGCGACGGCGGCCAGCAACAGACCTTCGGCGCCGCCGCCGTTTTGTGTGAGTGCCAACAAGCTCGCCACGGAAAACTGGTGCATGGTGCTGGCCACCGCCAGTGAGGGCGACCGCGCGCCAATGGCGATCTGCACATGCATTGCGTCGAGGATGTCCGCACCCAGCCCGCCTGCTGCGCGGTTGACCAACAAGCCCACCGGACCATGTTGCTTGAACAGGGCGATGACGTCGCTTTGGGGGGCTTCGCGCTCGCCGGCCGGTATCGCCGCCAGACGCTCGTCAAA carries:
- a CDS encoding acyl-CoA dehydrogenase family protein translates to MSLSLLNRSRALLQRYAPGFDERLAAIPAGEREAPQSDVIALFKQHGPVGLLVNRAAGGLGADILDAMHVQIAIGARSPSLAVASTMHQFSVASLLALTQNGGGAEGLLLAAVAQNRLLLSSGFAEGTSGAGILDSAMQAVHTPEGVLLSGSKKPCCLGQSMDLLTASYIRQTPAGEELMVALIPATASGISRSAFWQNSALAAAESIEVRLNDVLVPERMLFSAGYTHLLGDVQTVGFIWFELLICASYVGACAGLVESVTDAARWTAHHRVDLAADLQLAISALEGAALDIERNPQDLPNVLARLLLVRYGIERRLAQLSDQAHAMLGGMAFITSNQSSNGLLACRGLQFHPPAKISMATNLDTYLTDSTFSMTGAHP